From Pan troglodytes isolate AG18354 chromosome 11, NHGRI_mPanTro3-v2.0_pri, whole genome shotgun sequence, the proteins below share one genomic window:
- the LOC100612643 gene encoding LOW QUALITY PROTEIN: olfactory receptor 1L3 (The sequence of the model RefSeq protein was modified relative to this genomic sequence to represent the inferred CDS: inserted 2 bases in 2 codons), which yields MGMSNLRRLSEFILLGLSSRSEDQRPLFAXFLIIYLVTLMGNLLIILAIHSDPRLQNPMYFFXSILSFADICYTTVIVPKMLVNFLSEKKTISYAECLAQMYFFLVFGNIDSYLLAAMAIDRCVAICNPFHYVTVMNRRCCVLLLAFPITFSYFHSLLHVLLVNRLTFCTSNVIHHFFCDVNPVLKLSCSSTFVNEIVAMTEGLASVMAPFVCIIISYLRILIAVLKIPSAAGKHKAFSTCSSHLTAVILFYRSISYVYLQPLSSYTVKDRIATINYTVLTSVLNPFIYSLRNKDMKRGLQKLINKIKSQMGRFSTKTNKICGP from the exons ATGGGAATGTCCAACCTGAGAAGACTCTCTGAATTTATTCTCTTGGGACTCTCCTCTCGGTCTGAAGACCAGAGGCCACTCTTTG CCTTTCTTATCATATACCTGGTCACTTTGATGGGAAATCTGCTCATCATCTTGGCTATCCACTCTGATCCTCGACTTCAAAACCCTATGTATTTTT TAAGCATCTTGTCCTTTGCTGATATTTGCTACACAACAGTCATAGTCCCAAAGATGCTTGTGAACTTCTTATCAGAGAAAAAGACCATTTCCTATGCTGAATGTCTGGCACAGatgtatttcttcctggtttttgGAAACATAGATAGTTATCTCCTAGCGGCTATGGCCATCGACCGCTGTGTAGCCATTTGTAACCCATTCCATTATGTCACTGTTATGAACCGCAGATGCTGTGTGTTGCTACTAGCATTCCCCATCACTTTCTCCTATTTCCACTCTCTCCTACATGTCCTCCTGGTGAATCGGCTCACCTTTTGTACATCAAATGTTATCCATCATTTTTTTTGTGATGTCAACCCTGTGCTGAAACTGTCCTGCTCCTCCACCTTTGTCAATGAAATTGTGGCCATGACAGAAGGGCTGGCCTCTGTGATGGCTCCATTTGTCTGTATCATCATCTCTTATCTAAGAATTCTCATCGCTGTTCTCAAGATTCCCTCAGCAGCTGGAAAACACAAAGCCTTCTCCACCTGCAGCTCCCATCTCACTGCGGTGATTCTGTTTTATAGGAGTATTAGCTATGTCTATTTGCAGCCTTTGTCCAGCTATACTGTCAAGGACCGAATAGCAACAATCAACTACACTGTGTTGACATCAGTGTTGAACCCATTTATCTACAGTTTAAGAAACAAAGACATGAAACGGGGCTTACAGAAATTGATAAACAAGATTAAGTCTCAAATGGGTAGGTTCTCTACAAAGACCAATAAAATCTGTGGACCCTGA